The following nucleotide sequence is from Saccharothrix texasensis.
GACTGCTGTGACCGCCCCGATCGCGTTCCGCGAGCGGTTGTACGTGCCCTGGTGGGGTTGGCCGCTGCCGCTGGCCGCGGCCGTGCTGCTGGCCGCCGAGATCCACATGGGCTTCCCCGGCGTGCGGTCGTGGCTGCCGTACGTGATCACCGTGCCGCTGGCGGTGCTGCTGATCGTGCGGATGGGCTCGGCGAAGGTCGAGGTGTCCGGCGGCGAGCTGCGGGTCGCCTCGGCGCACGTGCCGCTGGAGCTGCTCGGCGAGGTCGAGGTGTTCGGCTCGAAGGACAAGCGGAAGGCGATGGGGCCGAACCTGGACCCGATGGCGTTCGTCACCCACCGGGGTTGGGTCGGGCCGATGGTGCGGGTCGAGCTGCGGGACCCGGCGGACCCGACGCCGTACTGGCTGTTCAGCGTGCGTTCGGCGGAGAAGCTGGCGGCCCTGCTGCGCGATCGGTGAGGCCGTTCGGCAACGGGACTGGGCGCCACCCCGGCGGTGGGGGTGAGCGCCCAGGTCTGGTCGTAGGAGCGTGTTCGGTCGTGCCTCGGTGCGGTCGTTCGGCGGTGCTGGTTCGTTCGGCGGTGCCCGGTCGTGCTGGTCGTGCGGTGGTGCCGGTCGTGCGGGTTCGTGCCCGGTGGACGTGCCTCAGGCGCAGTCGCGGCAGATGTACTGGCCGTTGACTTCCTCGGCCAGCCTGCTGCGGTGGTGCACCAGGAAGCACTTCGAGCACGTGAACTCGTCCGCCTGCTTCGGCAGGACCTTGAACGTGAGCTCCTCACCGGACAGGTCGGCGCCCGGCAGCTCGAAGTTCTCGGCGGTCGCGTCCTCGTCGATGTCGACGACCCCGGACTGCGTTTCATTGCGCCGCGCCTTCAGCTCCTCGAGGGAGTCCTCAGCGAGTTCGTCCGCCTCGCTGCGACGCGGTGCGTCGTAGTCGGTCGCCATACTTCTTTCACCCCTGCGGTCAACGGAGACTGTTCGTGTCGCTGGTTAACGCACCAGCGCCCCTATTTGTGCCCTCCGTCCCCAGTGACGGAGGTCTCGCTCGCGCGGCCGGGCGCCAACCCCCTGTTCATCGACGCTTCCAGGTGTCCGGCGGTGCGCGGAGCGCCGAGAGGGTAGCTCATCGATCGGGGGGTCGCGCAGCGGGTTCCCCCTAATTGAGCAG
It contains:
- a CDS encoding DUF4193 domain-containing protein, yielding MATDYDAPRRSEADELAEDSLEELKARRNETQSGVVDIDEDATAENFELPGADLSGEELTFKVLPKQADEFTCSKCFLVHHRSRLAEEVNGQYICRDCA
- a CDS encoding DUF3093 domain-containing protein; translated protein: MSETAVTAPIAFRERLYVPWWGWPLPLAAAVLLAAEIHMGFPGVRSWLPYVITVPLAVLLIVRMGSAKVEVSGGELRVASAHVPLELLGEVEVFGSKDKRKAMGPNLDPMAFVTHRGWVGPMVRVELRDPADPTPYWLFSVRSAEKLAALLRDR